The nucleotide sequence ACCAGGAACTGGCCGAGCGGGATCGAACAGCCGGCGTCGCAGTCCGGTATCCGGTTCACGAAGGTGATCACGGCGCGGACGGTGTCGACGAAGTCGAGCTTCGGCCCGCCGGTGAGGGTGCTGAACGTCTTGGCCAGCCAGACCAGGGTGATGTCCGGTCCGCCGGTGGCCTTCGACAGGTCCGACAGCACCGGGATCGGGGCGTACAGGGTGTCGATGACCGGCTGGAGCGGGCCGGTGACCGCCTTGAGCTTCTCCACCACCGGCTTGAGGATCTTGCTGAAGAAGGCGCCGGCGTCCAGCGCGATGTCGGTGAACGTCACCTGGAGCGGGGTGGAGACCCCGCCGCCGGTCGCGCTCAGCCCGCCCTGCTTGTGCTCCAGGCCCCACTTCAGGCCGAAGCGGGCACTGATGCCGGGCAGCGCGGAGCCCACCTCGTCGCCGGTGTTGACCGCCGCCGCCAGCTTCCAGTCGATGTTCACCTGGGCGGTGAGGTCGGTGGCGAGCAGGGAGCCGAGGTCGGCGAACTCGGCCAGGGTCAGCTTCGCGTCGGCGTCGGCCGCGCAGTCCGCGGCGACGCCCGGGTCGAAGCAGCTCTTCTCCCCCGGCGAGCCCTTCAGGTCGACCCCGAAGTACGCCCGCACCAGCGGACCGGTTCCCTGCTTGGCGGCGTTCACCTGGATGAAGGCGAGCTGGGCGGCCAGGTCGCCGGTCATGTCGAAGTTGGCGCCGATCTGCACCTCGGGGGCGGTGTCCCCGTCGTGGGTGGGGACGTAGAAGCCCTCGTCCCGGTCGAGGACCAGGTCCAGGTGCAGCTTCCAGCCGAGCTTGGCCTGAATGCCGTCCGGCGCGCCCTTCTTCGCCTTCAGCGACAGGCCGGGGATGCCCAGGTCGAGCGGGACGTTCACGCCGAGGCAGGTGTCGCTGTCGCTCGCGTCGGTGCAGCCGGCCGCGGCCGAGGGCGCGCCGCGCGAGGCGGTCAGCTTGATCCGGATGGACTGGAAGTCCTCCGGCTGGCAGGGGGTGGCCACCCCGCTGCGGCAGCCGACCACCGCGCTCACGCCCGGGTCGAGGTCGGCCAGCACGTCGTTGAGGGCGGTCTGCATGCCGGCGCTGTCCAGCGTGGCGTTCGCCAGCACCGGGCCGATCGCCGCCTTGACGTCCGCGCGCAGTTGGGCCACGAACTTCTGGCCCTGCTGCAGGTCGTCGCCGACCAGCGGCAGCTTGCCGTCGAAGCTGGCCAGCCGCAGCGCCTCCTCCACCTTGGCCAGGTAGCCGTCGATGCCGACGTTGAAGTCGGTCAGCTGCAGCGACAGGTTCGCGAAGCAGGAGGTCAGGTCCGGCGTCTGCGCGTGCGGCGCCAGGTCCAGCCCCATGGTGAAGGTGAGCAGGTTGGTGGCGTCCGCGGGTTCGCAGTTGTTGACGAACAGCGGCGCGCGGGCGCAGATCGGCGTCGCGTCACCGCCGACCCCGCCGCCGCAGTCCACGCCCGCCGTGGTGAACGTCGGCGTCAGGCCGAGCAGGTCGGTGACCGGCCCGTCGGCGGCGAGCCCGCCCAGGCCCACGCTGAGGTTCGCCTTGACGGTGGCGAAGTCGGGGTCCTTGCCGAGGTCCAGGGCGAGCGGGCCGACCCGGGCGGCCAGGGCGGCGTCGTCGACCCCGCCCTTGACGGTCACCTTGGCCGAGGAGTTCTTGTCCAGCAGCGGCGCCGCGTTGAGCTTCAGCGGCAGCAGCAGGCCCAGCTTGGCCTGGGCGTCCACGTCGAGGGCGAAGCTGCCGGAGCTGTCCAGGCTGACCAGCTCACGGGCGCCGTCCCAGGCGAAGGCCAGCGGCCCGGCGGTGCGCACGTTCCGCTTCCAGTCCAGCCCGACCCGCAGGTACGGGCCGCCGGCCCGCTCGTCGAGGGTGAACTGGATGCCGCTGTCCGCGCCGATCGCCTTGTTGAGCTGGTCGAGGGCGTCCTGGAGGGTGTCCGGCGGCGCGGCGAGCAGCTTGTCCAGCGCGTCGGCCAGCTCGGGCCGCAGCGCGTACGCCGTGCCGTTCTCCGGCTTCGGCGTGCCGGCCGCGTCGACCCGCAGGGTCTGGCCGTCGACCCGGTCCAGCACCCGGTACGCCTTGCTGCCGATCACCAAGGTCCGCCCGGCCAGGCGCGGGTCGAAGGCCGCGTCACCGCTGCGGTTGGCGTCCTTGAGCAGGAAGTTCGCCCCGTCGGCAGTGAACGTCACGCCCTTGCCGACGCCGCTCTCGTCGGCGCCGAGCAGTTCCCGGGCGGAACGGCCGAGCAGCGGGATCTCGGTGTTCAGCGGCCCGCTGCCGCCGCCGGGCTGGGTGAGCGCGGCGTTCACCAGCCGCAGCGCCTCGATGACCACCGCGAAGAGGGCCTTCGGGTCGTCCGGGTTGAAGTCGACGGCGAAGATCCCGTCGAGGCTGCTGGTGTCGACCACCGGCTGCTCGCCGGCCTTCCAGCTCACGTCCACGCCGACGCCGTCGCCGAGGGCGCCGGTGGCGCCCGGCACGCTGACCGTGACCCGGCCGGTGGTCTTCACCGAGGAGGAGACGGCGAGCAGGTTGCCCGGCTGGGACTGCAACCGGCGGAACAGCTCGCCGAGGCTGATGTCCTGCGCCTGCTTGAAGCTGACCTGGAGCATCCGCTGCCCGCTCGCGGCCGGGCCGACGGTGAGGTCACCGCCGAGCTTGACCTTGAGGAAGCCGGCGGTGGCGAAGAAGTCGACCCCGGTGGCGATCGGGAAGTCGGCCGCGAACAGCGGCGTGGCCGGGTCGGTGCGCAGCAGCACCCGGTCGGCGTTGGCCTCCGTGCTGCCGAGGTCGTCGCGCAGGTCGAGCACGAGGGTGACTGCAGCGCTGTAGCGGGGCTTCACGGTGGCGAAGCTCGCCTGGGCGTTCGCGGCCCGCAGGCCGACCTTCTTGTCGCCGCCGGCCGGCTTGGTGAGCGTGCCGGCGAGTTCGACGGCGCCGATGTTCGGGCTGGAGCCGCTGATCACCCAGACGCTGTCCGGGCCGGGCTGGCCGCCGATCCAGTTCTCCGCCAGGGTGACCGTGGTGGCGGTGTTCCCGGCGATGGTGCCGGCCGAGGTGCCCGCCACGACCCGCTGGCCGACCAGCTCGTCGGGGGTGAACCGGTTCCCGTCGACGCTGAAGCCCTTGGCCGTGAAGGTGGCGCCGCGGCCGGAGACCGAGGCGGCGCCCGGGTCCAGCGGCACGGCCACGGTGGACTCCCGCTCCAGCTTCACCCGGAAGACGAGCTTCTCGCCGGCGAAGGAGAGATTGTCGACGGGGAGCCCCTCGGCGGCGAGCAGCTTGACCAGCTCCTGGATGGAGCTGAACTTCGGCTGGCCGGCCTTGGCCGGATCGTCGGTGGCCGGGTTGAACCCCGGGTCGTCCGGCTTGGGGTGCACGTACTTCTTGAGGAAGCCGGTGAGCTTCTCGTTGACCTTCACGGCGTCGGCGAAGGTGCCCCGCAGGAAGGGCAGGCTCAGGTTGCCGGCCGGTCCGCTCTGCTGCACCCCGCTGAGCAGGGTGGCGAGCTGGGCCAGCCCGGAGGCCAGGTCGAGCGGGCTCATGTTCCGGAACTTGGCGATGGTCTCGTCGAGGCCCGTGGTGGTGACCGTGGGGCTGCCCACGCTGATGTCGTTCCAGTCGACCTTCACGGTCGCGGCGACGGCGGGCAGGTCGAACGGCGCGCCGACGGTGGCCGCACCGAGGTTCACCTGGCCGTGCACGGAGCCGGGGCCCGCCTCGGTCTCGGTGTCGGAGATCCGGCCGCCACCGGAGTTGTCCAGGGCGACCTGGACCAGGCCGCCGAGGGAGCCGGCCGCGCCCAGCTCACCGGTTCCGGCGCCGGCGCCGGTGTCGAAGGCGAGCCGGCCGTCGCCGTTCGGGTCGGTGACGGTGGCCTTGACATGGGTACGCGCCGTGAGGGTGCTGCCGGCGGTGAGCGTGACCCCGAGGATGCCGACCGAGGCGGTGGCCTGGTCCAGGTCGGCGCGGAGCGTCGCCGCGGCGTCGATGTCGAGGCGCGGGGTGTCCCCGTCACGGACCAGGTAGGTCTCCCCCGCGGCGGTGTGCCGGGCCCGCAGGTGCAGGGTCGCCCAGCCGGTGACGTCGACCGCCTTGGTGACGGTCACCCCGCCGACCGCCAGGTCCTTCGCGGTGACCTGCCGCTTCGTGGTGACCACCACGTCGAGCAGGTGGTCCCCTCCGCTGGTGGTGACCGTGCTGGTCAGGCGGGTGCCGCCACCGAGGTCCACGTCGTCCTTGGTCAGGCCGCCGGCCAGGGCGTCGGACGCCTTGCGGGCGAGCTTGTCGGTGTCCACGAGCGCGCCCGGGCTCACCCCGAGCAGCGGCAACGGCTGGCCGAGCAGGCCGACCCGGGACAGACCGCCCTCCGCCCAGGTGGCGGTGCGGGACATCAGGGTCTTGAGCGCGCTTTCCCACGCCTCGTCCGCGTGGGCGGGCGCCGCCGTCCACACCAGGGCGAGCGCGGCGGTCACCACCGCCGCGGTCAGGCCGGCGAGCAGCCGCCGTAGAGCCACCATGAGCCACCTCTTCCTCGATGGCCGTCACCGACGGCGCTGGTCCCGCGCCAGCACATCGATCGCGGAGGAGACCCACAACTTCTGTGTCGAGATCGTGACACAGCGTTAGGATGATCGGCTCACCCCGTTTCGCCGACCGTCGTGATCGGACTGAGCAGTCAGCCAGATCCCGTCGGGGCGTGTAACGAAACGGCCGGCGCCGGCGCTGATGATGGTCACCGCGCGCGGGCGCCGGCCGCCGGCCGGGGTCAGAACGGGGCGTCCACCGACAGCCGTCGCACCTGCGTCAGGTACGGATCCAGCTCACCCACCTCGAACCGGCAGGTGCCGATGACGTGCCAGAACTGGCCGCCCGGATCGCCGTCCAGCTTGTACCGGCCGTCCGGGCTGACCGCCGCCCAGCCGTCGGGCAGGCCGATGAGCGTGGCCCGCAGCTGGGCGTGCTCCGGGTCCGCGACGTCCCACAGCCGTACGGTGCCGTCGTCGCCGGCGCTGGCCAGCAGGCTGCTGTCCGGGCTGAAGGCCACCGACCAGACGCGCCGGGTGTGTGCCGCCAGCGTGCCGTGCAGCCGCCCGGTGCCCGGGTCCCAGAGCCGGATGACCAGATCGTCCCCGGCCGTGGCGAGCAGGTTGCCGTTGGGGCTGAACGCGCACGACCAGAGCCTGCCGGTGTGTTCGGTGAGCACCGTGCGGCGCTCGCCGGTGACCGCGTCCCAGACCACGGCGACGCCGTCGTTGCTGGCGCTGGCGAGCAGTGTGCCGTCGGTGTTGAAGGACACCGCGTACACCCGGTCGGTGTGGTGTTCGAGGGTGAGCCGGCAGGTGGCGGTGGCCGCGTCCCAGAGCCGGACGAGCTGGTCGTCGCAGCCGGTGGCGATGGTCTCGCCGTCCGGGCTGAACGCCATGGCGCGCACCCGGCCCCGGTGCGGGGTGAGGGTGGCGAAGTGCCGGCCGGTACGCCGGTACCACAGCCGCACGGTGTCGTCGTCGTTGGCGGTGGCGAGGGCGTCGCCGTCGGGGCTGAACGCGGTCGCCCAGACGTGGTCGGTGTCGACGTTGAGCTCCCGCTCGTCGGCGCCGGTGTCGGTGTTCCACAGGTGCACGCCGCCGTCGCCGCTCGGCGCGGCGACCAGCGGCTCGCTCGGGCAGAAGACGGCCGACAGCAGCCGGTCGGCGGGGCTGGCGAGCTGCCGGACCAGGCGGCCGGTGCGCGGCTCCCAGAGCCGGACCACACCGTCGTTGCCGCAGGCCGCGAGGACCTCGCCGTCGTCCCGGAAGGACAGCGCGGTGACCCGGCGGCCGTGCCCCCGCAGGGTGTGCTGGAGCTGCCCGGAGCGCACGTCCCACAGCCGGGTGGTGCCGTCGTTGCTGCTGGTGGCCACCTGGACCTGGTCGGGCCGCCAGACCACCGGCCAGACCGAGCCGCGGTGCCGGGTCAGCTCGTGCCGCAGCTGGCCGTCGGCGCTGTCCCAGAGCTGGATCGCGCCGTCGCTGGCGGCGGTGGCGAGCACGCTGCCGTCGTCGTTGAACCGCACGCTGTAGATGGCCCCGCGCTGCCGGCCGAGCACCCGCACCGGACGGCCGGTCTCCAGCTCCCAGAGCCGCAGCGCGCCGTGGGTGTCGCCGGTCGCCATGAGCGTGCCGTCGGGGTGGATGTCGAGGGCGTACACGTCGGCCTCGTGGCCGCGCGGCTGGCGCAGCAGCTCACCGTCGGTGGCCCGGCGGATCCAGACCCGGCCGTGCTGGCCCACCGCGGCCAGCAGCCGGCCGTCGGGGCTGTGCACCACCCGGTAGACCACCTCCGGCTCGCGCACCTCGAACGCGAGCCGGCCGGTGGGGATGTCCCAGCCGCGCATGACGCCGGCGCTGTCCACCACGACGACCCGCCGGCCGTCGGGGCTGAACGAGGTGCCCCAGATCGGCGCGGCGTGGCCGGGCCACTCGTGGCGCAGCCGGGCCGTCCGGGTGTCGTAGAGCCGGACCACGCCGGCCGCGTCGCCGACCACCACCCGGCCCCGCTCGCCGTCGGTCAGCAGCGGCCACACCCAGCCGTCGAAGACGTCCTCGATGACGTGCCGCACGTCGCCGTGGTCGGCGTCCCACAGGCGTACGGTGAGGTCGGCCGCCCCGGTCACCAGCTGGTGCGAGGCGGCGTCGAAGCGGACGGCGTAGACCCGGCCGCGGTGGCCCTGGAGGGTACGCACCGGCAGCCCGGCCGCCGTGTCGCAGATGAGCACACCGCCGTCGTCGCTGCCCACGGCGAGCACCGACCCGTCCGGGCTGTACGCCACCGGCACCGGCAACCGACCGACCTCGAAGCCGTACGCGACGCCCACGGCGGGCGGGGCGAGGCCCGGCGCGACCGGACGGCCCGGTGCGACCACGGCGCCGCGCAGCTCCGGCGCGCGCAGCAGCGCCGCGTCAGCGCTCACGTCGATCAGCGCGGTGCGGTGCCACCTGCTGCCGGCGATCCGCGCCCCGCGCAGGTCGGCGCGGAACAGCCGGGCGCCGGCCAGCTCCGCGTCGCGCAGGTCCGCCCCGGCGAGGCGGGCCTGGTCCAGGCGGGCGCCGCGCAGCCGGGCGTGCTCCAGCCGCGCCTCGGTGAGGTTGGTGGCGACCAGCCGGGTGTCGGTGAGGTCGGCGCCCGTCAGGTCCGCACCGGCGAGCTCCCGGTGGGACAGATCCTCGCCGCGCAGCACCGCGCCGCGCAGGTCGGCCCGGTCGGGCAGCCGCAGCCGGGCGCTGAGCCGCAGGGCGTTGGCGCGGACCGTCTCGCCGGCCGCCTCGTCACCCAGCACCCGGGCGGTCCAGGCGGTGCAGCGGGCCGGGTCGGCGAGGTCGCCGAGGAACTCCACGGTCAGCGCGGACAGCGGGCGCACCGCCAGCGCGGCCGGCTCCTCGCCGCGGTTGAGCTGCGCGGCGACCCCCTCGGCGACCAGCCACTCCATCACGGAGGTGTGGATGAACCCGAACAGCCCGTCGTCGGTGCGGACCAGCAGGCTGCCCGCGCCCACCGCGTGGATCGCCTGCGGCCCGGACAGCCGCGAGTCGGCCAGGCCGGCGAGCTGGCCGGCGGCCTCGGCCAGCTCGGCCAGCCGCAGGTAGGACTCGCCGCTCTCCCACAGCTGGAACGCGAGCCGGCTCACCGCGTGCCACAGCTCGGGCCGGCGCAGGCTCACCGGGGCGCCCGGGATGCCCTGGGTGCGCCGCTCCTCGAAGTCCAGCCAGGACTCCAGGATCTCCCGGTAGAGCGCGGCCGCGCTGAACGTGCCGCCCGCGCCCGCCACGGCGGCGAGCCGCCCCTCGTCGAGGTTGGCGATGAACCCGAGCATCCGCGGGTTGCGGGACAGGCCGAGCAGGTCCTTCACGCCGGCCAGCAGGTCGAGCCGCTCGCGGGCCGCCCGCTCGTCGCCGCCGTAGCGGTTGCGCAGGAAGGTCTCGATCTGCCCGGGGGTGAAGTCCTCGATGGCGAGCACCCGGCGGTGCGGCAGCAGGCCCACCCGCTCGCCCAGGGCGGTGAGGACCTGCGAGTTTGTCTTGAAGTGCTGGGTCCGGCTGCTCACCACGATCTTCGCGTGGCCCTCGGCCGCCTGGAGCAGCGTCTCCAGGTGGTCGGCGGCGCGGTCGTACGTCACCCGGGCGACCAGCTCGTCGAAGCCGTCGAAGAGCAGCACGATCCGGCCCTGGCGGAGCATGTAGCGGAACGCCTTGAGGTCGATCACCTGCTCGCCGTGGTTGGCCAGGTGCGCGGCCACGAGGCCGTCGACCGAGTGCGCCTTGTCCAGTGCGCGCAGCTCCACGAGGATCGGGATGAGGTCGGGGGCGGCGGTGGGCAGCCGGCGGGCCACCTCGCGCAGCGCGAAGGTCTTGCCCCGGCCGAAGTCGCCGAGCACCAGCACGAACCGGCCGTCCGGTGCGGAGATCAGCTCCAGCAGCTCGTCCACCACGTCCTCGCGGACCCGCTGGTCGGCGCCGACCAGGTGGCGATAGCGCTGCGGCACGTACTGGCCGGGCGGGTAGAGCCGGTCGGCCTGCAGCCGGGCGGTCTGCGCGGCGACGTAGTCGCGCAGGTCGAGCAGGCCCTGGAACTCGGTGAGGTGCAGCAGCCGTACGCCGCGCCGCTGCGCCGCCTCGGCCAGCCCGCGCGGCGCCCGGTCGCCGTCGTAGACGAGCTCGGAGGGGATGTCCGGGTCGGTGGCGTGCACCCGCCGGGCGAAGGCGTCGACGTCGGCGGCGGTCGGGGTGCCCACGTACGCGCCCACCCGCTGCTGCCGGACCACCCCGTCGGCCCGGTAGGTGACGTAGAGGTGCGGCGGGTCGGTCTCGACGCGGCGGACCACCACCCGGTCGTGGCGGGCCTCGCACACCTCGGCGAGCCGGTCGAGCAGGCGCTCCAGCGGGGCGGCGGGAGCCACGGCCGGCGCGGCGGCCGGCGGGTCGGCGGCGGCGCCCTGGGTGGGCCCCTCGGCCACGGTGGGCTGCCGGGGGTCGGGCACCTGGGCGGGGCCGGCCGCGCCGAACGTGGCCCCGGCGCCCGGCCAGCTCAGCCGGGTCGGCTCGCCCATCTCGTGCTGGTCGTCGCGGCCGAGCACCCAGCGGGTCATCCCGTCGGCGGCGAGCCGGAGCACCTGCGCCCGGCCGTCGCGGGAGGCGGTGGCCAGTGGCACCACCGGGTCCACCCGGGGACCGGGCGCAGCGTCGGCGAGCAGCAGGTTGAGCATCGGGCCGACCAGCCGGTTGAACGAGCCGCGGTCGCGCAGCGACACCCGGTCGGGCACGGCCACCTCGTCGGCGTACGGGGTGCGCGGGCCCGGGGCGTGCGCCATGGCGCCGAGCCGCAGCCAGCCGGACTGCTGGTAGTGGCGCAGCCGCTGGGCGAACCAGGTGGACTGCGCCTCGCCGAGGAAGCCGTACCGGTCCTCCTCCCGGTGCGTTATCGCCACGGTGGAGTTGAGCCCGGCCACCACCACCCGCAGGTCCGGCACCGGGAAGAGGGTCCACGGCTGCTCGCTGTCGAAGATCCGGTCCTCGAGGCCCTGGTAGAGCTCGTCGAAGAGGCGCGCGTAGTGCCGCCACTTCGGCCAGTACGGCGGCTGCGGGTCGACGTCGTCGGCCTCGCAGGTGGCGAAGTAGGCCCGGCTGGCGGCCATGGTGACGTCGCGCGGGCCGGGCACCACGACCAGCCGGTGCGGCTCCAGGCCGAGCAGCACCCGCAGCCCGGTGAGGAAGCTCAGCGCGTCGGAGAACTCCCGGGGGCTGCCCGACTCGGTGAGGTTGCCGGCCACCACCAGCAGGTCCGGCCGGGGCACCCCGTCGTTCATGAGCAGGGTGAGGTCGCCCATCAGGTGTTCCTGCAGCTCCCCGGGGGTGACCGGGGCGCCCGGCTCGATCACCCCCCGGCCGAAGCGCGGCCCGGCGACGTGGAGCACGCTCAGGGCGCCGCGCGCCGTGGGCGCGGCCGCCGCCGGCGGGAACGGCGGCGGGTTGATGGGGGTACGCCGGGCGCGGCGCGGTGCCGGCGCGCCGGTGGCGGGCGCGGCGAGCACCCCGGGCGGGTCGGCGGGATGGTGCGGGAAGGCCGGCTGCCGCATCGGTTTGGCGCGGCCGTCGAGCGTCTGCCGGATCCGGTCGAGCACCCGGCCCCGCGCCTGCGCCGGGTCGCTCACGCCGACCAGGTCGACGTAGGTGATGGTGGCGAGCAGGCCGTCGATCGGGCAGTCCTCGACCCGCACGGTGACCAGCTTGTTGCCGGTGCCGTCCGGGTCCGCACGCAGCGCGGCCTGCCATTCCAGCTTGCCGTAGGTCGAGTGCAGGTAGCGCTCGGACAGCACCGCCACCACCACCTCGGCCTCGCGGACCCCGCGGTCCATGAAGTCGATGAAGTTGGTGCCGGCCACGAAGTCCCACGCCTGGAGCATGGTGCGGTAGCCGGCCGCTTCGAACTCCCACGCCAGCCAGGTCGCCCAGCGCTCGTCGGCCGGCGAGTAGCTGATGAAGAAGTCGATGGGGCGGTCGGACCGGGTCGGGTGCGCGCCTACAGCCACCCGATCATTATGGCCACTGACGGTCAATTCGTGGACACCCTCGGCAGCCGCCAGCCGGGCCGCGTCGGGCCGCTCCCGCCGGGCGCGAATGTGCGAGGATCATGCGTCGTGGAGACCGTGGGCGAGCCGCCGTCCGCCGCGCCGGACCGCTCCCGCTGGGGGCGGCTGCACGTCCTGGACTGGATCGCGCTGGGGCTGGCCGTGGTGGGCGTCCTCTGCGTCCTCA is from Micromonospora terminaliae and encodes:
- a CDS encoding TIR domain-containing protein gives rise to the protein MAVGAHPTRSDRPIDFFISYSPADERWATWLAWEFEAAGYRTMLQAWDFVAGTNFIDFMDRGVREAEVVVAVLSERYLHSTYGKLEWQAALRADPDGTGNKLVTVRVEDCPIDGLLATITYVDLVGVSDPAQARGRVLDRIRQTLDGRAKPMRQPAFPHHPADPPGVLAAPATGAPAPRRARRTPINPPPFPPAAAAPTARGALSVLHVAGPRFGRGVIEPGAPVTPGELQEHLMGDLTLLMNDGVPRPDLLVVAGNLTESGSPREFSDALSFLTGLRVLLGLEPHRLVVVPGPRDVTMAASRAYFATCEADDVDPQPPYWPKWRHYARLFDELYQGLEDRIFDSEQPWTLFPVPDLRVVVAGLNSTVAITHREEDRYGFLGEAQSTWFAQRLRHYQQSGWLRLGAMAHAPGPRTPYADEVAVPDRVSLRDRGSFNRLVGPMLNLLLADAAPGPRVDPVVPLATASRDGRAQVLRLAADGMTRWVLGRDDQHEMGEPTRLSWPGAGATFGAAGPAQVPDPRQPTVAEGPTQGAAADPPAAAPAVAPAAPLERLLDRLAEVCEARHDRVVVRRVETDPPHLYVTYRADGVVRQQRVGAYVGTPTAADVDAFARRVHATDPDIPSELVYDGDRAPRGLAEAAQRRGVRLLHLTEFQGLLDLRDYVAAQTARLQADRLYPPGQYVPQRYRHLVGADQRVREDVVDELLELISAPDGRFVLVLGDFGRGKTFALREVARRLPTAAPDLIPILVELRALDKAHSVDGLVAAHLANHGEQVIDLKAFRYMLRQGRIVLLFDGFDELVARVTYDRAADHLETLLQAAEGHAKIVVSSRTQHFKTNSQVLTALGERVGLLPHRRVLAIEDFTPGQIETFLRNRYGGDERAARERLDLLAGVKDLLGLSRNPRMLGFIANLDEGRLAAVAGAGGTFSAAALYREILESWLDFEERRTQGIPGAPVSLRRPELWHAVSRLAFQLWESGESYLRLAELAEAAGQLAGLADSRLSGPQAIHAVGAGSLLVRTDDGLFGFIHTSVMEWLVAEGVAAQLNRGEEPAALAVRPLSALTVEFLGDLADPARCTAWTARVLGDEAAGETVRANALRLSARLRLPDRADLRGAVLRGEDLSHRELAGADLTGADLTDTRLVATNLTEARLEHARLRGARLDQARLAGADLRDAELAGARLFRADLRGARIAGSRWHRTALIDVSADAALLRAPELRGAVVAPGRPVAPGLAPPAVGVAYGFEVGRLPVPVAYSPDGSVLAVGSDDGGVLICDTAAGLPVRTLQGHRGRVYAVRFDAASHQLVTGAADLTVRLWDADHGDVRHVIEDVFDGWVWPLLTDGERGRVVVGDAAGVVRLYDTRTARLRHEWPGHAAPIWGTSFSPDGRRVVVVDSAGVMRGWDIPTGRLAFEVREPEVVYRVVHSPDGRLLAAVGQHGRVWIRRATDGELLRQPRGHEADVYALDIHPDGTLMATGDTHGALRLWELETGRPVRVLGRQRGAIYSVRFNDDGSVLATAASDGAIQLWDSADGQLRHELTRHRGSVWPVVWRPDQVQVATSSNDGTTRLWDVRSGQLQHTLRGHGRRVTALSFRDDGEVLAACGNDGVVRLWEPRTGRLVRQLASPADRLLSAVFCPSEPLVAAPSGDGGVHLWNTDTGADERELNVDTDHVWATAFSPDGDALATANDDDTVRLWYRRTGRHFATLTPHRGRVRAMAFSPDGETIATGCDDQLVRLWDAATATCRLTLEHHTDRVYAVSFNTDGTLLASASNDGVAVVWDAVTGERRTVLTEHTGRLWSCAFSPNGNLLATAGDDLVIRLWDPGTGRLHGTLAAHTRRVWSVAFSPDSSLLASAGDDGTVRLWDVADPEHAQLRATLIGLPDGWAAVSPDGRYKLDGDPGGQFWHVIGTCRFEVGELDPYLTQVRRLSVDAPF